In a genomic window of Arcticibacter tournemirensis:
- a CDS encoding glucoamylase family protein, whose amino-acid sequence MNKPVIIFFLVFLIFVSCKKDKEVEQYAEDFNYTAISVNGASNGFNYSNLTGSPVIRLAFSAPLAKGSLSSGIVFKDNQGKLIEVDYSLEEGNRIVVLKAAKSLFSFSKYTIEAGDKLMSEAGGRLRTPFTLTLVTSLDPADKFPRISDEELLTLVQRQTFKYFWDFGHPVSGMARERDSSGDIVTTGGTGFGVMAIITAIHRGFVTREEGLARIQKITTFLKNKAQRFHGAFPHWLNGNTGAVQPFSTKDNGADLVETSLLMQGLLTARQYFNGAGQEADLRNDINNLWNAVEWSWFRKDNGNALYWHWSPDYNWDMNLPVRGWNEALITYVLAASSSSHAIPKSVYENGWANNSSFRNGNTYFGVQLPLGPAMGGPLFFSHYSFMGINPLGLSDTYANYETQNKAHAQINYQYCKSNPKGFYGYGPDCWGLTASDDINGYKAHEPTNDNGVISPTAALSSFPYTPEESMKALKFFYYKLGDKVWKEYGFVDAFSLHEPWFASSFLAIDQGPIIVMIENYRSGLLWNLFMSCPEVKTGMRTLGFSSPRL is encoded by the coding sequence ATGAATAAGCCGGTTATAATTTTCTTTCTTGTTTTTTTGATTTTTGTATCCTGCAAAAAGGACAAGGAGGTAGAGCAGTATGCGGAAGATTTTAATTATACTGCCATTAGTGTAAATGGTGCGTCAAACGGCTTTAACTATTCAAATCTTACCGGATCTCCGGTTATACGTTTGGCATTTTCAGCTCCTTTAGCTAAGGGATCACTTTCGAGTGGTATCGTTTTCAAAGATAATCAAGGAAAGCTTATAGAGGTCGATTATTCGTTGGAAGAAGGCAATAGGATTGTAGTGTTGAAAGCAGCAAAGTCTTTGTTTTCTTTTAGCAAATACACTATAGAAGCTGGCGATAAGCTAATGTCAGAAGCAGGAGGGCGGCTACGAACCCCGTTTACTTTGACTCTTGTTACATCTCTCGATCCTGCCGATAAGTTTCCCCGTATTTCAGATGAAGAGCTTTTAACTCTCGTTCAACGGCAAACCTTTAAATATTTCTGGGATTTCGGGCATCCTGTTAGTGGTATGGCGCGAGAGCGCGATTCCTCCGGAGACATTGTAACTACAGGGGGTACTGGTTTTGGAGTAATGGCTATCATCACAGCTATTCATCGCGGGTTTGTTACCAGGGAAGAAGGGCTAGCGCGGATCCAGAAGATAACGACATTTCTTAAAAATAAAGCTCAACGCTTTCATGGTGCGTTTCCTCATTGGTTAAACGGAAACACTGGCGCGGTTCAGCCTTTTAGTACGAAAGATAATGGGGCTGATTTAGTGGAAACATCTTTGCTGATGCAAGGATTACTTACAGCTAGACAGTATTTTAATGGAGCGGGACAAGAGGCAGATTTGCGAAATGATATTAATAACCTTTGGAATGCAGTTGAATGGAGCTGGTTCAGAAAAGATAATGGTAATGCATTGTACTGGCATTGGAGCCCCGACTACAACTGGGATATGAACCTTCCCGTGAGAGGCTGGAATGAAGCACTGATCACCTATGTGCTCGCTGCATCATCCTCTTCACATGCTATTCCTAAGTCAGTATACGAGAATGGGTGGGCGAATAACAGCAGCTTTAGGAACGGGAATACCTATTTCGGTGTTCAATTACCCTTAGGGCCGGCGATGGGTGGACCTCTCTTTTTTTCACACTACTCTTTTATGGGGATAAATCCTTTGGGACTGAGTGATACTTATGCCAACTACGAAACACAAAACAAAGCTCACGCACAAATAAATTACCAGTATTGTAAATCTAATCCGAAGGGATTCTACGGATATGGACCTGACTGTTGGGGACTTACCGCGAGTGATGATATTAACGGCTATAAGGCTCATGAGCCAACTAACGACAACGGTGTTATTTCTCCAACTGCAGCACTTTCATCATTTCCTTATACTCCAGAAGAATCGATGAAGGCTTTGAAGTTCTTCTATTATAAGTTGGGCGACAAGGTCTGGAAAGAATATGGGTTTGTTGATGCTTTTTCTTTACACGAACCGTGGTTTGCAAGTTCTTTCCTTGCCATAGATCAGGGGCCTATTATAGTAATGATAGAGAATTACCGGAGTGGTTTGCTCTGGAACCTGTTTATGAGTTGTCCGGAAGTAAAAACGGGGATGCGAACATTGGGCTTTAGCAGTCCACGATTGTAA
- a CDS encoding LamG domain-containing protein: protein MKNLIAKYTAGLLLSSIIISGITSCQKMERPEMNIIPDDTARMNAPLQIYLPFESSVLDSAQYQKGSANNVTYVDGVRGKAYKGATNALLQYPSALKMATMTSFTVSLWIKTEKHTGGAQSVFMMPNTGDFWGNLFLMIEGNNSTTDNSMLVKFNFAGNWVEFNGNNGVNRLPDMYGRWRHLAFSYDAATSRFAAYLDGTKLALPASVTDRKNGQNPLGPLQFKTASKFVIGGYQQHIGIPNNTADSWMLRYTGALDQFRVYTRALSDAEISTLYTTKQ, encoded by the coding sequence ATGAAAAATTTAATAGCTAAATATACTGCGGGGCTTTTGTTGTCTTCCATTATAATTTCTGGTATAACTTCCTGCCAGAAAATGGAGCGCCCGGAAATGAATATTATCCCTGATGATACGGCGAGAATGAACGCGCCGCTTCAGATATACCTTCCTTTCGAAAGCTCGGTTCTTGACAGTGCGCAATATCAAAAAGGATCGGCTAACAATGTTACATATGTAGATGGTGTAAGAGGAAAAGCATACAAGGGTGCTACAAACGCTTTATTGCAATATCCCTCCGCTCTCAAAATGGCCACAATGACCAGTTTTACCGTGTCTCTTTGGATTAAAACAGAGAAGCATACAGGCGGTGCTCAGAGTGTGTTTATGATGCCTAATACCGGGGATTTCTGGGGTAACTTATTTCTAATGATCGAAGGCAATAACAGTACGACTGATAACTCTATGCTCGTAAAATTCAATTTTGCAGGAAATTGGGTTGAGTTTAACGGAAACAATGGTGTGAATCGTCTGCCTGATATGTATGGAAGATGGAGGCATCTAGCTTTCTCGTATGATGCGGCTACATCTAGATTCGCTGCATATCTGGATGGTACAAAACTTGCTTTGCCAGCCAGCGTGACAGATAGGAAAAACGGACAGAATCCTCTTGGCCCATTGCAGTTTAAAACAGCTTCCAAGTTTGTGATAGGAGGATATCAACAGCATATAGGAATCCCTAACAATACTGCGGACAGCTGGATGCTTCGCTACACAGGCGCCTTAGACCAGTTCCGTGTCTATACCAGAGCTCTGTCGGATGCCGAGATTAGCACCTTGTACACAACAAAACAATAG
- a CDS encoding RagB/SusD family nutrient uptake outer membrane protein, producing MLSSCSTDWLDGEPKGRLTEDDLPPGSLEGLVFAAYASLRSEGTSGLPYAAIHNIRSDDASLGGSVGDEAGAGPIFDNFQYPKDYWLINNYWTNHYQAIAATNRVMAAADSIGITTDETLSLVAEAKFIRAWAYFNMVRAFGEVPKIDFRIYTQDQANVPKSSVADIYALIDADLQAAVMNLPLKWESRYIGRLTKGAAYALQAKTFLARSQWGKALAAAQSVINSGQYDLSVPYDQIFTEKGENSSESVFEIQALYNQNVKDFGITWAGRQGVRGSGAMDLGWGWNVPNTRLIDAYEANDPRKEATILFAGTTTNYRETIPTGLAREYWNKKVYTDPAIRAQTGSRFGEWFNLRIIRYADVVLMAAEAANETGDQQTALNYLELVRARARGANSAILPRVTTTNQVELRNAIRHERQVELGMENERFFDLVRWGIDIETMHAAGKTGYQERNRFLPIPQPEIDRSGGVLKQNPNY from the coding sequence ATGCTGTCTAGTTGTAGTACAGACTGGCTGGATGGGGAGCCAAAAGGCCGGCTCACAGAAGACGATCTTCCCCCCGGTTCTCTTGAGGGACTAGTTTTCGCAGCTTACGCTTCTTTACGAAGTGAAGGAACGAGCGGATTGCCTTATGCTGCTATTCATAATATCCGTTCTGACGATGCAAGTTTAGGTGGATCGGTTGGAGACGAAGCAGGCGCAGGCCCAATATTTGATAATTTCCAATATCCCAAAGACTACTGGTTAATCAATAATTATTGGACCAATCATTATCAGGCAATTGCAGCTACTAACAGAGTAATGGCAGCTGCGGATTCTATAGGAATTACTACGGATGAGACTCTATCTCTCGTCGCAGAGGCCAAATTTATAAGAGCCTGGGCTTATTTTAATATGGTTAGAGCATTTGGCGAAGTGCCTAAAATCGATTTTAGAATTTATACTCAGGATCAAGCCAATGTACCAAAGTCTAGTGTAGCTGATATATACGCTCTTATTGATGCGGATTTACAAGCAGCCGTAATGAATTTGCCTTTGAAATGGGAATCACGGTATATTGGTCGCCTTACGAAAGGAGCAGCTTACGCGTTACAGGCCAAGACTTTTTTAGCGAGGAGCCAGTGGGGGAAAGCTTTGGCTGCTGCACAATCGGTAATAAATTCGGGTCAGTATGATTTGAGTGTACCATACGATCAAATCTTTACAGAGAAAGGAGAAAATAGCAGTGAGTCGGTGTTTGAAATTCAAGCACTTTATAATCAAAATGTAAAGGACTTCGGTATCACCTGGGCGGGCCGACAAGGAGTGCGTGGTTCGGGTGCGATGGATCTTGGCTGGGGATGGAATGTTCCTAATACACGGTTAATAGATGCATATGAAGCGAACGATCCCCGGAAGGAAGCAACCATTCTCTTTGCAGGTACAACTACGAATTACAGAGAAACAATTCCAACTGGGCTGGCGCGAGAATACTGGAATAAAAAGGTATATACCGATCCTGCAATCAGAGCTCAGACCGGCAGTCGTTTCGGCGAATGGTTCAATCTGAGAATCATAAGATATGCTGATGTGGTCCTGATGGCGGCAGAAGCGGCCAACGAAACAGGCGATCAGCAGACGGCTTTGAATTATCTTGAATTGGTTAGGGCGCGCGCCCGGGGAGCGAATAGCGCTATTCTTCCGAGAGTTACAACTACCAACCAGGTGGAATTACGAAATGCGATACGCCACGAGCGTCAGGTTGAGCTCGGAATGGAAAATGAACGCTTTTTCGATCTTGTCCGTTGGGGAATAGATATAGAAACCATGCACGCCGCAGGAAAAACGGGCTATCAGGAAAGGAATAGATTTCTCCCCATACCGCAACCAGAAATTGACCGTTCGGGAGGTGTATTGAAACAGAATCCTAATTATTAG
- a CDS encoding SusC/RagA family TonB-linked outer membrane protein, protein MRKIFTNLSGLVLVLFLFLGSAYAQNTSVRGKVTDASNGEALIGVSVKIKGTNLGTSTDVSGVFTISAPPTATLVISYVGFTTQEVPITNRTSIQVALKASSSALQEVVVIGYGTATKRDLTGSITSVKASDVADRPTTNPVANLQGRVAGVQITNSGRPGAEPDVRIRGTISINNAKPLYVVDGILNDNINFLNPADIESFEILKDPSSLAIFGVRGASGVIIITTKQAKSGQLTFNFNSNTGVKHVNNKIDVTNAEQFRMLYDEQLANQGSVPFNYTNWQANTDWQDAIFQTAVFTNNNLSVSGATERNKFRMGLGYIAEQGIIKHEQLKKITLSLNDELRITENFKVGVTFNGYRSELPNERGVANAVLAAPIAPTFNDEYGLYHTMPSFQRAQVGNPLVDVELRKNTAFRREYRAVGSVFGEVDFLKHFNFRGSFFVDYGFNNNRSYSPLIYVYNPEIPGANKTDQLTTLTTVNQDQNIYNKIQSDWILTYKNSFGDHNLTATAGFTSYITGYEGLGASRNQGNGAPIPNNPDKWYLGIGSPATSTNSGGAWENRTLSYLGRVLYNYKQKYLFNASFRRDASSAFVLGEPWQSFGALGAAWVVSEEEFMKSQDIINNLKIKGSWGVLGNQNTGGSDRDRYPMYPVLVSGSSAVFGENVVPAYEPAYIPDPNLHWETVHSWETGFELNAFTNRLGLEVNYYNKLTKGIMTEVPGLLGTLPGLSNQGELSNNGIELVTSWRQSFNDWTLNVSGNLTTLNNKVKSLSNKGYQIVRGASRTTEGYPIGYFYGYVHDGIYQSNEDVRLNPSNLNEVFPGDIKYKDVNGDGMISEDDRTMIGNPTPDFTYGFTVGLKYKDFDFGADFMGVYGNEIFRRWNQQPYAQFNYQVQRLDRWHGIGTSNWQPILNDARTNNQLTSSYFIEDGSFFRVRNIQLGYNLNKRMLDKVKLKSLRVFLNAQNPFTFANNTGYTPEIGGSAIEFGVDNGTYPVPAIYTLGVNMNF, encoded by the coding sequence ATGAGAAAAATTTTTACAAACCTGTCGGGTCTTGTTCTCGTACTCTTCCTTTTTCTCGGAAGTGCATACGCGCAGAATACTTCCGTCAGGGGTAAGGTTACCGACGCCTCCAATGGAGAAGCTCTAATTGGAGTGAGCGTAAAGATTAAGGGAACAAATCTCGGAACCTCAACTGACGTATCCGGGGTATTTACAATTAGCGCTCCCCCTACCGCGACTCTTGTGATCAGCTATGTGGGTTTCACGACACAGGAAGTTCCTATAACCAATCGCACATCTATTCAGGTAGCACTGAAGGCGTCGTCGTCGGCGCTGCAGGAGGTGGTAGTAATTGGATACGGAACAGCAACAAAGCGAGACCTGACCGGTTCAATTACTTCTGTAAAGGCAAGTGATGTAGCTGATCGACCAACAACTAACCCTGTAGCTAACTTACAGGGACGAGTAGCAGGGGTTCAGATAACGAACTCCGGGCGACCAGGTGCCGAACCAGATGTTCGCATAAGGGGAACTATTTCTATTAATAATGCAAAACCTTTGTATGTAGTAGATGGAATCCTGAATGATAATATCAATTTTCTTAATCCTGCAGACATTGAATCGTTTGAGATTTTGAAAGACCCATCCTCCCTGGCCATATTTGGGGTAAGGGGAGCGAGTGGAGTCATTATCATCACAACAAAACAGGCCAAGAGCGGACAGCTTACTTTTAACTTTAATTCCAATACAGGTGTTAAGCATGTCAATAACAAGATAGATGTTACGAATGCTGAACAATTCCGAATGCTTTACGACGAGCAACTGGCCAATCAGGGAAGCGTTCCATTCAATTACACCAATTGGCAGGCTAATACTGACTGGCAGGACGCGATTTTTCAAACTGCTGTATTTACGAATAATAACCTCAGTGTAAGTGGTGCGACTGAGCGAAATAAGTTCAGAATGGGTTTGGGGTATATAGCAGAGCAGGGAATAATTAAGCATGAGCAATTAAAGAAGATTACTTTAAGCTTGAACGATGAACTCCGTATAACTGAAAACTTTAAGGTTGGAGTCACTTTCAATGGGTATAGATCCGAGTTGCCAAATGAAAGAGGCGTTGCAAACGCGGTTTTGGCAGCTCCTATCGCTCCCACATTCAATGATGAGTATGGATTGTATCACACTATGCCGTCATTTCAGCGGGCACAGGTAGGAAATCCGTTGGTGGATGTAGAACTGAGAAAGAATACCGCCTTCAGGAGAGAGTATAGAGCTGTCGGAAGTGTATTTGGAGAAGTTGACTTTTTAAAGCATTTTAATTTTAGAGGGTCGTTCTTTGTTGACTACGGATTCAACAATAACAGATCATACTCACCACTGATCTACGTATACAATCCTGAGATCCCGGGAGCTAATAAAACAGACCAGCTTACCACGTTGACTACTGTTAATCAGGATCAGAATATTTACAATAAGATTCAATCTGACTGGATTTTGACCTATAAAAATAGTTTCGGTGATCATAATCTGACTGCAACTGCCGGTTTTACTTCATATATCACCGGCTATGAAGGTTTAGGTGCCAGCAGGAACCAAGGAAATGGAGCACCGATTCCCAATAATCCTGATAAATGGTATCTCGGCATAGGTTCGCCAGCAACTTCGACAAACAGCGGTGGTGCCTGGGAGAACAGGACTCTTTCTTATCTCGGCAGAGTGTTATACAATTACAAACAGAAGTATCTTTTTAATGCTTCCTTTAGACGCGATGCAAGTTCTGCCTTTGTCCTGGGCGAACCATGGCAATCGTTTGGAGCATTAGGTGCCGCGTGGGTTGTTTCTGAAGAAGAATTTATGAAGTCGCAGGATATCATAAACAATCTGAAAATAAAAGGCTCCTGGGGCGTTCTCGGCAATCAGAATACTGGAGGCTCGGATAGAGACAGATACCCGATGTATCCTGTACTAGTGAGCGGGAGTTCGGCTGTTTTCGGAGAGAATGTCGTTCCGGCATACGAACCTGCTTATATTCCAGATCCAAACCTTCATTGGGAAACAGTTCATTCGTGGGAAACCGGCTTCGAATTAAATGCCTTTACTAATCGCTTAGGATTAGAGGTGAACTACTATAATAAGCTTACTAAAGGTATAATGACAGAGGTTCCAGGTCTCCTCGGAACTCTCCCTGGCCTTTCCAATCAAGGCGAGCTAAGTAATAATGGTATCGAACTGGTTACTTCCTGGCGTCAGAGCTTTAACGACTGGACATTAAATGTGTCAGGAAACCTGACAACATTAAATAATAAAGTAAAGAGCCTGTCGAATAAAGGCTATCAAATCGTAAGAGGAGCATCCCGGACTACTGAGGGGTATCCTATCGGGTATTTTTACGGGTATGTGCACGATGGGATCTACCAGAGCAATGAGGATGTAAGGCTTAATCCCAGCAACTTAAACGAGGTATTTCCAGGGGATATTAAATACAAAGATGTTAATGGCGATGGGATGATATCTGAGGATGACCGGACGATGATCGGAAATCCAACACCTGATTTTACGTACGGATTTACTGTTGGGTTGAAATACAAAGATTTCGATTTTGGTGCAGATTTCATGGGAGTTTACGGTAACGAAATATTCAGGAGATGGAACCAACAGCCCTATGCGCAATTCAACTATCAAGTGCAGAGGCTCGATCGCTGGCATGGTATTGGAACATCCAACTGGCAGCCAATCTTAAATGATGCAAGAACTAATAACCAACTCACTTCTTCATATTTCATTGAAGATGGAAGTTTCTTTAGGGTGAGAAACATACAGTTGGGCTATAACTTAAATAAGCGGATGCTCGATAAAGTAAAACTTAAGTCTTTAAGGGTGTTCCTGAACGCCCAGAATCCATTCACATTTGCTAATAATACAGGATATACGCCTGAAATCGGTGGCAGTGCTATTGAGTTTGGAGTGGATAATGGAACTTATCCCGTTCCTGCTATATATACTTTAGGGGTGAATATGAATTTTTAA
- a CDS encoding triple tyrosine motif-containing protein, which produces MELLRNLRLLIFTFILFLAFNNGTAADIKGLGVPYVQNYTKHVYQSGNQNWAVTKDENGIMYFGNSEGLLSFDGRYWQLNRMPNHLIVRSVAADGKGRVYAGGFGEFGYWAYNHKGRLVYHSLTRLLPAGFTLKDEIWKIYVDGERVLFQSFASVFIYHKGKIRVLEKGGPFFFLLKAGSRFFIKSMGKGFYEIKGDKLAGIPNSELLDNTEVLCILPFQKGKYLIGTAKKGLFIYDGISIKPWDNHANGFLKTYHLNNGCVVMNRYFAFGTILNGIVILDEAGRIVQQINKSSGLQNNTVLSIYSDNEQNLWAGLDNGIDRIELNSPLYFYFDKKGDLGTVYSSIIHQSKIYLGTNQGLFYSDLQNHGSDSFQSFDFKLIPGSQGQVWDLSLIDGQLFCGHNDGTSLVIGNTLKKISSVSGGWIIRRLNSNPNLLIQGTYNGLAVYKKGPDGKWEFSHKVSGFSEPSNYVEQDAKGQIWVGHAYKGLYKLQLNSDYRKVVSFRYYGSNNGLPGSYHLNVFNLENRVVFSSDSGFYIYDDISNRFSKYNHLNRGLGSFAFSNKIIPAAARKYWFINHGKVALVSLTEPGQIKVDSSSFTILDGRMVQYYENISRINSSLYLISIDDGFSIYDGNSINVNAYNAKSLPRVLIRKFENITYGNMLISEAAGLDITEIPYNRNNVRISFALPYYRQAKIRYQYYLEGYSSQWSEWSSQAAKEFTNLGNGSYTFKVRAIINDRKISESASFQFIILPPWYLSKWAYFSYLLLHIALFLILRRMYFYNIKKHQERLRKKLQKEKEEQLRQEAIINEQKIVKLKNEQLQADLESKSRELTSSAMNIVYKNELLQKIRDEIYGLKDSSGKKLGSDQLKRLDKVINEGLNDERDWNVFESSFNETHENFFRKLKSKYPELVPNDLKLCAYLRMNMSSKEIASLLNITLRGVEIRRYRLRKKLNLEHDKNLAEFFMQL; this is translated from the coding sequence ATGGAATTACTCAGGAATCTCCGTTTATTGATATTTACTTTCATTCTATTCCTCGCGTTTAACAACGGCACGGCGGCCGATATTAAAGGCCTCGGGGTGCCCTACGTTCAGAATTATACAAAACATGTTTACCAGTCGGGCAACCAGAACTGGGCCGTTACCAAAGACGAAAACGGCATCATGTATTTCGGTAATTCCGAGGGCTTGCTGTCGTTTGATGGACGCTATTGGCAGTTGAACCGAATGCCAAATCATCTGATAGTTCGTTCTGTAGCTGCCGACGGTAAAGGAAGAGTGTACGCCGGTGGATTTGGCGAGTTTGGCTACTGGGCCTATAATCACAAAGGCCGACTCGTGTACCATTCTCTTACAAGGCTCCTTCCCGCCGGTTTTACGTTGAAGGATGAGATATGGAAAATATATGTTGATGGAGAGAGAGTACTTTTCCAATCATTCGCTTCTGTCTTCATTTATCACAAAGGAAAGATCAGGGTTTTAGAAAAGGGCGGACCTTTTTTCTTTTTGCTAAAAGCAGGTTCCCGGTTTTTTATTAAATCCATGGGTAAGGGCTTTTACGAGATAAAGGGCGATAAACTTGCAGGTATTCCTAACAGCGAACTACTCGACAATACAGAAGTTCTTTGTATACTCCCTTTTCAGAAAGGGAAATACCTGATTGGCACAGCTAAAAAAGGACTGTTTATTTACGATGGCATTAGTATTAAGCCCTGGGATAATCACGCAAACGGTTTTCTTAAAACATACCACCTCAACAACGGCTGTGTGGTGATGAACAGGTATTTCGCCTTTGGAACCATCCTTAACGGGATAGTGATATTGGATGAGGCTGGACGGATTGTGCAACAGATCAATAAATCAAGCGGACTGCAGAATAATACGGTACTAAGTATATACTCTGATAATGAACAAAATTTGTGGGCTGGTCTGGATAATGGGATTGACCGAATTGAACTAAACTCGCCTTTATATTTTTATTTCGATAAAAAAGGCGATTTGGGTACTGTATACTCAAGTATTATACACCAGAGTAAGATCTATCTGGGGACAAATCAGGGCCTGTTCTATAGTGATCTTCAGAATCACGGCAGCGATAGTTTCCAATCGTTTGATTTTAAGCTGATTCCCGGTTCACAGGGACAGGTATGGGATCTTTCATTGATTGATGGCCAGCTATTTTGCGGACATAACGATGGTACTTCCCTCGTTATTGGCAATACATTAAAAAAGATCTCTTCGGTTAGTGGTGGCTGGATAATCAGGCGTTTAAACTCAAACCCCAATTTGCTTATTCAAGGTACGTATAACGGCCTTGCAGTGTATAAGAAGGGGCCGGACGGCAAATGGGAGTTCTCCCATAAGGTTAGCGGGTTCTCAGAGCCTTCGAACTATGTAGAACAGGACGCTAAAGGACAAATATGGGTAGGCCATGCTTATAAGGGACTGTATAAGCTACAGCTTAATTCAGATTACAGAAAGGTGGTATCCTTCCGTTACTATGGAAGCAATAATGGCTTGCCGGGGAGCTACCATCTGAATGTATTTAATCTTGAAAACCGGGTAGTGTTTTCCTCTGATTCAGGCTTTTATATATATGACGATATAAGCAACCGCTTTTCGAAATACAATCATTTGAACAGAGGCCTGGGCTCTTTTGCCTTCTCCAATAAAATCATCCCGGCGGCTGCAAGGAAATACTGGTTTATCAATCATGGAAAGGTAGCTTTAGTAAGCTTAACCGAGCCGGGGCAGATTAAAGTTGACTCCTCCAGTTTTACCATTCTCGACGGAAGAATGGTTCAGTATTACGAGAATATAAGCCGGATAAATAGCTCATTGTATCTGATTAGCATAGACGATGGCTTTTCTATCTATGATGGGAACAGCATCAATGTAAATGCTTATAATGCGAAATCTTTACCAAGGGTGCTGATTCGGAAGTTTGAAAACATAACTTATGGGAATATGCTGATTTCGGAAGCTGCGGGGTTAGACATAACAGAAATTCCATATAACAGAAACAATGTTCGGATCTCTTTTGCATTACCATATTACCGGCAGGCTAAGATAAGATATCAATATTACCTGGAAGGATATTCATCACAATGGTCAGAGTGGAGCTCACAGGCAGCGAAGGAATTTACCAACCTCGGAAATGGCTCATACACATTTAAAGTCAGGGCTATCATTAATGACAGAAAGATATCAGAGTCCGCGTCGTTCCAATTTATAATTCTTCCTCCATGGTATCTTAGCAAGTGGGCCTATTTTAGCTATCTGCTTCTACATATAGCTCTCTTTCTTATACTCCGGCGGATGTATTTTTATAACATAAAAAAGCACCAGGAGAGATTACGTAAGAAACTACAAAAAGAGAAGGAAGAACAACTGAGACAGGAGGCTATCATAAACGAGCAAAAAATAGTAAAGCTGAAGAATGAGCAGTTACAGGCGGATCTTGAAAGTAAAAGCCGTGAGCTGACAAGCTCGGCCATGAATATTGTTTACAAGAACGAACTGTTGCAAAAGATCAGAGACGAGATATATGGTTTGAAGGATAGCAGCGGCAAAAAGCTGGGCTCAGATCAACTGAAGCGCCTTGATAAGGTGATCAACGAAGGGCTGAATGATGAGCGTGACTGGAATGTCTTCGAAAGCAGCTTTAATGAGACGCATGAAAACTTTTTTAGGAAACTCAAAAGTAAGTACCCTGAGCTGGTACCCAACGATCTGAAGTTATGTGCCTACCTGAGGATGAATATGAGCAGCAAGGAAATTGCCTCTCTTTTAAATATCACCTTAAGAGGAGTGGAGATTCGGCGATACCGGCTACGAAAGAAGCTGAATCTTGAGCATGACAAGAACCTCGCCGAGTTCTTTATGCAGTTATAG